A genomic stretch from Pelodiscus sinensis isolate JC-2024 chromosome 23, ASM4963464v1, whole genome shotgun sequence includes:
- the KLHDC7A gene encoding kelch domain-containing protein 7A encodes MPNGAEVSRDWQTDMQLAGKLALSAVALLLLTAAYRFYKARPSSSLEGSELMEADNAMGQREKAASGRGGAEETPQGFRHRQVNSCGARPGSGQVNQRAHLGGTAVVGTKGPQSSPPQGDERLPNGAEKEKGKEAYLLGSQSQPHKKPPVSDGKGQSPGVILSAGPVAAAYGTDQETPEAGTGAGGKQDLAGLASKADGSSGASQDVASQQPGVCLSPQHNPCGARLGNAAELTAAGRSIPNPAEEEAGAMNERLAWKQTAWPGQERIQTLQAKSDMGLAINQSNNGSEASYTFSSFAKIQVEENYIQERRPREDEAWPPAPSVTSLRGKVYDYYIQSTSQSVSKERPRSYSGSLHYPDTTQTELRDEETWPPLSMPHQPASESVVGDEGRVSSAANTPPLSPSLLPFRHPPESGELADGGAASEPGSSFSQAAEPDRRFGRKGSFHQIADHPEFQVQMEGFGALTPASRSSDSSSPPASPFRLGAIVPGVESFPSLQPDANNQPRLELVAGANFFKVPVSLQSAMDVHLDLGNCYDVLCLAKKQRLDSLQEAAYKVMSDNYLQVLKTQSIYGRLNARERELILQRRMQGRKYVTVADVSTQECNLHTSRLCYYDDEGDVWHHLSHMPMETVSRGCAVCSMFNYLFVVAGCEGLGRHQKSSNRVFCYNPLTNIWQEICPLNQARPHCKLVALDGYLYAIGGECLYTVERYDPRHDRWTFIAPLPNDTFAVAHTATVCDGEIYVTGGTLRYMLLRYVSRSDSWKVSLTSGSKDRTTDMVTAGGFIYRFDLNRSMGISVHRCSPKAKLWYECATRRMPYPACFQCAVVENLVYCISRQFHLRFLADYISPRFGIKELQLFPSAKGTLFPVVLVLPDRDTVQTRV; translated from the coding sequence ATGCCCAACGGGGCTGAAGTCAGCCGGGACTGGCAGACGGACATGCAGCTCGCTGGGAAGTTGGCGCTTTCCGCGGTGGCTCTGCTCCTCCTGACTGCGGCGTATCGATTCTATAAGGCCCGACCATCCAGCAGCCTAGAGGGAAGTGAGCTCATGGAAGCTGACAATGCCATGGGGCAGAGAGAAAAGGCTGCATCCGGAAGGGGAGGTGCAGAAGAAACCCCACAGGGATTCAGGCACAGGCAAGTCAATAGCTGTGGGGCGAGGCCAGGCAGCGGCCAAGTGAATCAAAGGGCGCACCTGGGTGGGACGGCGGTGGTGGGAACAAAGGGCCCGCaaagctcccctccccagggggaTGAAAGGCTGCCGAATGGGGcggagaaagagaagggaaaggagGCTTATCTGCTGGGCTCGCAATCCCAGCCACACAAAAAGCCTCCTGTTTCAGATGGAAAGGGGCAGAGTCCAGGTGTAATCCTGAGCGCGGGACCGGTGGCTGCAGCATACGGCACAGACCAGGAGACGCCGGAGGCAGGAACAGGTGCAGGGGGTAAGCAGGACCTTGCTGGTCTGGCAAGCAAAGCtgatggcagcagtggggccagccagGACGTAGCCTCGCAGCAACCTGGGGTTTGCCTcagcccccagcacaaccctTGTGGCGCCAGACTGGGAAATGCTGCTGAGCTCACAGCAGCTGGcagatccattccaaaccccgcggaggaggaagcaggagccatgAATGAGCGTTTGGCCTGGAAGCAaacggcctggcctggccaggagAGGATTCAGACCCTGCAGGCTAAATCAGACATGGGCTTAGCAATCAACCAAAGCAATAATGGCTCTGAGGCCTCCTACACTTTCTCCTCCTTTGCGAAGATCCAGGTGGAGGAGAACTATATTCAAGAGAGGCGGCCCCGGGAAGACGAGGCGTGGCCGCCCGCACCCTCTGTAACTAGCCTGCGCGGGAAAGTCTATGACTACTACATCCAGTCCACCTCCCAGTCCGTGTCGAAGGAGCGGCCCCGCTCGTACTCCGGCTCACTCCACTACCCCGACACGACCCAGACGGAGCTACGGGATGAGGAGACGTGGCCGCCCCTGTCGATGCCCCACCAGCCAGCCAGTGAGTCGGTGGTGGGAGATGAAGGCAGGGTGTCCTCAGCAGCAAacaccccccctctctctcccagtctcctgcctttcAGACACCCCCCGGAGAGCGGGGAGCTTGCCGACGGGGGGGCTGCCTCTGAGCCGGGCAGCTCCTTCTCACAGGCAGCTGAACCAGACCGCAGGTTCGGCAGGAAAGGGAGTTTCCACCAAATTGCAGATCATCCCGAATTTCAGGTGCAGATGGAGGGGTTCGGGGCTTTGACACCAGCCAGCAGAAGCTCTGATTCAAGTagtccccctgccagccctttcCGCTTGGGCGCCATTGTTCCTGGAGTGGAGTCTTTTCCCAGCCTCCAGCCTGATGCAAACAACCAACCCAGGCTGGAACTGGTTGCTGGTGCCAACTTCTTCAAAGTCCCAGTAAGTTTGCAATCTGCCATGGACGTCCACCTGGACTTGGGCAACTGCTACGACGTTCTGTGCCTGGCCAAGAAGCAGAGACTGGACAGTCTCCAGGAGGCAGCCTATAAGGTCATGAGTGACAACTACCTCCAGGTCCTCAAGACCCAGTCTATCTACGGGCGCCTCAATGCCAGGGAGCGGGAGCTGATCCTGCAGAGGAGGATGCAGGGCAGGAAGTACGTCACCGTGGCAGACGTCAGCACACAGGAGTGTAATTTGCACACCAGCAGGCTCTGTTACTATGACGACGAAGGTGATGTCTGGCACCATCTGTCCCATATGCCCATGGAGACGGTGTCTAGGGGCTGTGCCGTCTGCAGCATGTTCAATTACCTCTTCGTGGTGGCCGGCTGCGAAGGGCTGGGCCGGCACCAAAAATCTTCCAACAGGGTCTTCTGTTATAACCCGCTGACCAATATCTGGCAGGAGATCTGCCCGCTCAACCAGGCCAGGCCTCACTGCAAGCTTGTAGCCTTGGATGGGTACCTCTATGCCATCGGGGGAGAGTGCCTCTATACCGTGGAGAGGTATGACCCCCGCCACGACCGGTGGACCTTCATCGCGCCGCTGCCCAACGATACCTTTGCCGTGGCCCACACCGCGACGGTGTGTGACGGGGAGATTTACGTGACGGGGGGCACGCTGCGCTACATGCTGCTGCGGTACGTCAGCCGCTCGGACAGCTGGAAGGTCAGCCTCACCAGCGGGAGCAAGGACAGGACCACGGACATGGTCACCGCCGGGGGATTCATCTACCGCTTCGACCTCAACCGCAGCATGGGCATCAGCGTCCACCGCTGCAGCCCGAAAGCTAAACTCTGGTACGAGTGCGCCACCCGACGCATGCCCTACCCGGCCTGCTTCCAGTGTGCCGTCGTGGAGAACCTGGTCTACTGCATCAGCCGCCAGTTCCACCTCCGGTTCCTGGCCGACTACATCTCGCCGCGATTCGGAATCAAGGAGTTACAGCTTTTCCCTTCCGCCAAAGGGACCCTCTTCCCTGTCGTCCTGGTGCTGCCTGACAGAGACACAGTGCAAACGAGGGTCTGA